The following proteins are encoded in a genomic region of Actinomadura sp. NAK00032:
- a CDS encoding methylated-DNA--[protein]-cysteine S-methyltransferase, producing the protein MTETLVFGTVETVLGRLLVAETEAGVAALHFRDTPAARARTAKAAGLPVVDAPGRVAPVLAALRDYFAGDLKGFEVPIDWRLTSDAQRQVLTTLYESVPYGKTVTYGELGDRSGTGVHAQVIGQIMGSNPIPLIVPCHRVVASTGLGGYSGGSGVEVKRWLLTMEGALPATLDWDIGRAP; encoded by the coding sequence ATGACCGAGACGCTTGTGTTCGGCACGGTTGAGACCGTGCTCGGGCGGTTGCTCGTCGCCGAGACCGAGGCGGGGGTCGCCGCGCTGCACTTCCGGGACACGCCCGCCGCCCGGGCGCGGACCGCCAAGGCGGCCGGGCTGCCGGTCGTGGACGCGCCGGGCCGGGTCGCGCCGGTGCTGGCGGCGCTGCGCGACTACTTCGCGGGCGACCTGAAGGGGTTCGAGGTGCCGATCGACTGGCGCCTCACCTCCGACGCCCAGCGGCAGGTGCTCACCACGTTGTACGAGTCCGTCCCGTACGGGAAGACCGTCACCTACGGCGAGCTGGGCGACCGCAGCGGCACCGGCGTGCACGCGCAGGTCATCGGGCAGATCATGGGCAGCAACCCGATCCCGCTGATCGTGCCGTGCCACCGGGTCGTCGCCTCGACCGGGCTGGGCGGCTACAGCGGCGGGTCCGGCGTGGAGGTCAAGCGCTGGCTGCTCACGATGGAGGGCGCCCTGCCCGCGACCCTCGACTGGGACATCGGCCGCGCCCCGTGA
- a CDS encoding ABC transporter ATP-binding protein: MGAVRRFSSWFTLRGGRRRRRAAPADPGLPEVILTWHARDKELTETGLGTIARRFPATLAQAARLAWRASRADTITTVSLNVAAGFFTAFWLLATTGVLTALFSAAPTPSRVRDALPSLALVAGAVALRAALQAGAGWAQARLEPQVERLVELRLYEATTAVDMTALDDSDFLDDLKRAQGRGMMSAPMVVQHAVDVLTGAIGMVAAAGTLGVLHPLLLPLLLLTAVPEGWASLRSARMRYVMMLSLVGVTRRKWILSELMVDRQHAAEVRSFTMRGFLLDQYDRSASYQRSVELDVARRQLLVKVTGDMLKGVATAFVYVALGFMLWKGAVPLAVAGTAVLAIRTGQSSLANLVFAVNRCYEEGLYFGDYVAFCAAAEQRIPHRALAPAPAAERRRLPDDFAHIRVRDAVFTYPGADAPSLNGVSLDLRRGEVVALVGENGSGKTTLAKIMAGLYDPDSGEVRWDDVPLTDVPPQDVWERIAVIAQEYTHWPMTARQNITMGRGRDGAESGNGNGDGGEDPAMLAAARASGADEVVAELARGYGTLLDRRFKGGADLSGGQWQRLAVARGFFRDAPLLICDEPTAALDARAEHQLFERIRTHADGRTVLQPPPTADQPTSSARRTVLLITHRLASVRHADRIYVLEHGRVIEEGTHAALMARGGLYADLYSLQAAAYGAGGPQETAQTG; this comes from the coding sequence ATGGGTGCGGTACGGCGTTTTTCCAGCTGGTTCACGCTGCGCGGGGGGAGGCGGCGCCGCCGGGCGGCCCCCGCCGACCCGGGGCTCCCCGAGGTGATCCTCACCTGGCACGCGCGTGACAAGGAACTCACCGAGACGGGGCTGGGCACGATCGCGCGGCGGTTCCCGGCCACGCTCGCGCAGGCGGCGCGGCTCGCGTGGCGGGCGAGCCGGGCCGACACGATCACCACGGTCTCGCTCAACGTGGCCGCCGGGTTCTTCACCGCGTTCTGGCTGCTGGCGACGACCGGGGTGCTCACCGCCCTGTTCAGCGCCGCGCCGACGCCGTCCCGGGTCCGCGACGCGCTGCCGTCGCTGGCGCTCGTCGCGGGCGCCGTGGCGCTGCGGGCCGCGCTCCAGGCGGGCGCCGGCTGGGCGCAGGCGCGGCTGGAGCCGCAGGTCGAGCGGCTGGTCGAGCTGCGCCTGTACGAGGCGACGACCGCGGTGGACATGACCGCGCTGGACGACTCCGACTTCCTGGACGACCTGAAGCGCGCCCAGGGGCGCGGCATGATGTCGGCGCCCATGGTCGTCCAGCACGCCGTGGACGTGCTCACCGGCGCCATCGGCATGGTCGCCGCCGCCGGGACCCTCGGCGTGCTGCACCCGCTGCTGCTGCCGCTGCTCCTGCTGACCGCCGTCCCGGAGGGGTGGGCGTCCCTGCGCAGCGCGCGGATGCGGTACGTGATGATGCTGTCCCTCGTCGGGGTGACGCGGCGCAAGTGGATCCTGTCCGAGCTGATGGTCGACCGGCAGCACGCCGCCGAGGTGCGGTCGTTCACGATGCGCGGGTTCCTGCTGGACCAGTACGACAGGTCGGCCTCCTACCAGCGGAGCGTGGAGCTGGACGTGGCGCGCCGCCAGCTGCTCGTGAAGGTCACCGGCGACATGCTGAAGGGCGTCGCGACGGCCTTCGTCTACGTCGCGCTGGGGTTCATGCTGTGGAAGGGCGCGGTGCCGCTGGCGGTCGCGGGCACCGCGGTCCTGGCGATCCGGACGGGCCAGTCGTCCCTGGCGAACCTGGTGTTCGCCGTCAACCGGTGCTACGAGGAGGGCCTGTACTTCGGCGACTACGTCGCCTTCTGCGCCGCCGCCGAGCAGCGGATCCCGCACCGCGCCCTCGCGCCCGCCCCGGCGGCGGAGCGCCGGCGGCTGCCGGACGACTTCGCGCACATCCGCGTCCGCGACGCCGTGTTCACCTACCCGGGCGCGGACGCGCCGTCCCTGAACGGCGTCTCGCTGGACCTGCGCAGGGGCGAGGTGGTCGCGCTCGTCGGCGAGAACGGCTCCGGCAAGACGACCCTCGCCAAGATCATGGCGGGCCTGTACGACCCGGACTCCGGCGAGGTGCGGTGGGACGACGTGCCGCTGACGGACGTCCCGCCGCAGGACGTCTGGGAGCGCATCGCCGTCATCGCGCAGGAGTACACGCATTGGCCGATGACCGCCCGCCAGAACATCACGATGGGCCGGGGCCGCGACGGCGCCGAGAGCGGGAACGGGAACGGCGACGGCGGCGAGGACCCGGCCATGCTCGCCGCCGCCCGCGCGTCCGGCGCCGACGAGGTCGTCGCGGAGCTCGCCCGCGGCTACGGGACGCTGCTGGACCGCCGGTTCAAGGGCGGCGCCGACCTGTCCGGCGGGCAGTGGCAGCGGCTCGCGGTCGCCCGCGGCTTCTTCCGGGACGCGCCGCTGCTGATCTGCGACGAGCCGACCGCGGCGCTGGACGCGCGGGCCGAGCACCAGCTGTTCGAGCGGATCCGCACGCACGCCGACGGCCGGACCGTCCTCCAGCCCCCGCCCACCGCCGACCAACCGACGAGCTCCGCTCGGCGCACCGTTCTGCTGATCACGCACCGGCTCGCCAGCGTCCGCCACGCCGACCGTATCTACGTCCTGGAGCACGGCCGAGTGATCGAGGAGGGCACCCACGCCGCGCTGATGGCCCGTGGCGGCCTCTACGCCGACCTGTACTCGCTGCAGGCCGCCGCCTACGGCGCCGGCGGCCCGCAGGAGACCGCGCAGACCGGCTAG
- a CDS encoding SWIM zinc finger family protein — MVSSTVAAGAAQSYTYTRPSGLDAGLLGLSTSGGTTSGGPSAHPHFFSGVLTQAAPAAAALLALADVAQTRYFQPRPTSFRDPVVTCNGDRIRMESFSACGGVYARLDVLEPALDGEVHERGTTNVDVNGPLREALARVGGSDPLHLAVGAEELAVTTMDGAVVEKKVPLPDRWLRGFAEVQVITAGFDPRGELDGPGAVRFLRTLPRARREPLWAVPAGRTLRVTSRPAPGAVCLAGTDRLRTMLPLLRFARALRVYGPPITHGGGPASSVWELELPGMRYVLTLSPQHSRGFSGEGAVLEDIATDEAAGDADLLGALLSFEPRVEPDLLAERSGLDLARTKAALTQLGTSGRVGFDAAEAAFFHRELPYDPARVAGLNPRLRSARALVEDGAVRFAPGGAAIVLTGGGEREVRFDGDRASCTCPWWFDHRGERGPCKHVLAARIARRAAEETAAETAEAAR; from the coding sequence ATGGTGAGCAGCACGGTGGCGGCCGGGGCCGCGCAGTCGTACACGTACACGCGGCCTTCGGGGCTGGACGCGGGGCTTCTCGGCCTGTCCACGTCCGGCGGGACGACGAGCGGCGGGCCGAGCGCGCACCCGCACTTCTTCAGCGGCGTGCTCACCCAGGCGGCGCCGGCCGCGGCGGCCCTGCTCGCCCTGGCCGACGTCGCCCAGACCCGCTACTTCCAGCCGCGCCCGACGTCCTTCCGCGACCCGGTCGTCACCTGCAACGGCGACCGGATCCGGATGGAGTCGTTCTCCGCCTGCGGCGGCGTGTACGCCCGCCTGGACGTGCTGGAGCCCGCGCTCGACGGCGAGGTCCACGAACGGGGCACGACGAACGTGGACGTCAACGGCCCCCTGCGGGAGGCCCTCGCCCGCGTGGGCGGGTCCGATCCGCTGCATCTGGCGGTCGGCGCCGAGGAACTGGCCGTCACCACGATGGACGGCGCGGTCGTGGAGAAGAAGGTTCCGCTGCCCGACCGGTGGCTCCGGGGGTTCGCCGAGGTGCAGGTCATCACGGCCGGGTTCGACCCGCGCGGCGAGCTGGACGGGCCGGGCGCGGTGCGGTTCCTGCGCACCCTGCCGCGCGCGCGGCGCGAACCCCTGTGGGCGGTGCCCGCGGGCAGGACGCTCCGGGTCACGTCCCGTCCGGCGCCCGGCGCGGTGTGCCTGGCGGGCACCGACCGCCTGCGGACGATGCTGCCGCTGCTCCGCTTCGCCCGCGCCCTGCGCGTCTACGGGCCGCCCATCACCCATGGCGGCGGGCCCGCGTCGAGCGTGTGGGAGCTGGAACTCCCCGGCATGAGGTACGTCCTCACCCTGTCCCCCCAGCATTCGCGCGGCTTCTCCGGTGAGGGCGCCGTGCTGGAGGACATCGCGACCGACGAGGCCGCCGGGGACGCCGACCTGCTCGGCGCGCTGCTGTCCTTCGAGCCGCGCGTCGAACCCGACCTGCTCGCCGAGCGGTCCGGCCTCGACCTCGCCCGGACGAAGGCGGCGCTGACCCAGCTCGGCACGTCCGGACGCGTCGGCTTCGACGCCGCCGAGGCCGCCTTCTTCCACCGCGAACTCCCCTACGACCCGGCGCGCGTGGCCGGCCTCAACCCGCGGCTGCGGTCGGCGCGGGCGCTCGTCGAGGACGGCGCGGTGCGGTTCGCGCCCGGCGGCGCGGCGATCGTGCTGACCGGCGGCGGCGAGCGGGAGGTCCGCTTCGACGGCGACCGCGCCTCCTGCACCTGCCCCTGGTGGTTCGACCACCGGGGCGAGCGCGGGCCGTGCAAGCACGTCCTCGCGGCGCGCATCGCCCGCCGCGCCGCCGAGGAGACGGCCGCGGAGACGGCGGAGGCCGCGCGATGA
- a CDS encoding oxidoreductase → MRGWTANDIPGLSGRRAVVTGANSGIGYHTALQLARHGASVVLACRSAERGQAAFDRIRAAAPGADLALGALDLADLASVRAFADRYGTEPVDILVNNAGVMAIPRRATADGFEMQFGTNHLGHFALTGLLLPALRSARVVTVTSGFAWTGRLDFDDLQGERRYRKWTAYSQAKLANLLFAKELDRRFPRLTSVAAHPGYAATNLQQTGPRMQGNTLMEKATGIGNALVAQSAAAGALPSLYAATADVEGGACYGPRLLQYRGAPAKVITPPQANRPGLGERLWDVSETLTGVTYEPART, encoded by the coding sequence ATGCGCGGATGGACGGCGAACGACATCCCCGGCCTGTCCGGGCGGCGGGCGGTCGTCACCGGCGCCAACAGCGGCATCGGCTACCACACCGCCCTGCAGCTCGCCCGGCACGGTGCCTCCGTCGTGCTGGCCTGCCGCAGCGCCGAACGCGGGCAGGCGGCCTTCGACCGGATCAGGGCCGCCGCCCCCGGCGCCGACCTCGCGCTCGGCGCGCTCGACCTCGCCGACCTGGCGTCCGTCCGGGCGTTCGCGGACCGGTACGGCACCGAGCCCGTCGACATCCTCGTCAACAACGCGGGCGTCATGGCGATCCCGCGCCGCGCCACCGCCGACGGCTTCGAGATGCAGTTCGGCACCAACCACCTCGGCCATTTCGCGCTCACCGGCCTGCTGCTGCCCGCGCTGCGCTCCGCCCGCGTCGTCACGGTCACCTCCGGCTTCGCCTGGACGGGCCGGCTGGACTTCGACGACCTCCAGGGCGAGCGCCGGTACCGCAAGTGGACGGCCTACAGCCAGGCCAAGCTCGCCAACCTCCTCTTCGCCAAGGAACTGGACCGGCGCTTCCCGCGGCTGACGAGCGTCGCCGCCCACCCCGGCTACGCCGCGACGAACCTCCAGCAGACCGGGCCGAGGATGCAGGGCAACACGCTCATGGAGAAGGCCACGGGCATCGGCAACGCGCTGGTCGCCCAGTCCGCCGCGGCGGGGGCGCTGCCGTCCCTGTACGCCGCGACGGCGGACGTCGAGGGCGGCGCCTGCTACGGCCCCCGGCTGCTGCAGTACCGCGGCGCCCCCGCCAAGGTGATCACGCCCCCGCAGGCGAACCGCCCCGGCCTCGGGGAGCGCCTCTGGGACGTCTCCGAGACCCTCACGGGCGTCACCTACGAGCCCGCGCGGACCTGA
- a CDS encoding glutathione peroxidase, giving the protein MSVFDVEIDGLRGGPADLAQYRGKAVLVVNVASKCGLTPQYSGLERLQERYAERGFTVLGVPCNQFMGQEPGSADEIAEFCSATYGVTFPMTEKVEVNGKGRHPLYQGLVDVPDAEGHTGDIRWNFEKFLIAPDGAVAARFAPQTEPETDEVTAAIEKNLPA; this is encoded by the coding sequence ATGTCTGTCTTCGACGTAGAGATCGACGGTCTGCGGGGCGGCCCCGCGGACCTCGCGCAGTACCGGGGCAAGGCCGTGCTCGTCGTCAACGTCGCCTCCAAGTGCGGCCTCACCCCGCAGTACTCCGGCCTGGAGCGGCTGCAGGAGCGCTACGCGGAACGCGGCTTCACCGTCCTCGGCGTGCCCTGCAACCAGTTCATGGGCCAGGAGCCCGGCAGCGCCGACGAGATCGCCGAGTTCTGCTCGGCGACCTACGGCGTCACCTTCCCGATGACCGAGAAGGTCGAGGTCAACGGGAAGGGCCGGCACCCGCTGTACCAGGGCCTCGTCGACGTCCCCGACGCCGAGGGGCACACCGGCGACATCCGGTGGAACTTCGAGAAGTTCCTCATCGCCCCGGACGGCGCGGTCGCCGCGCGCTTCGCACCGCAGACCGAGCCGGAGACCGACGAGGTCACCGCCGCCATCGAGAAGAACCTCCCCGCCTGA
- a CDS encoding LCP family protein: MNDGRSHQHAAYGRGPSGGGYDPYDDPYAGDQLAGGRHDRGGPYDGAPVRRRRRRRWPQVLGAVAVVLLLIVVGGYFYLDSRLKRESVLVDYPGRVADTPGTTWLVVGSDSREGLSKDDQKRLATGFAGGRRTDSMMLLHYGQSGTSLISLPRDSYVPIPGRGSNKLNAAFSFGGPKLLVQTVEKATGVHIDHYAEIGFGGFVGVVDAVGGVDICVKDDIKDRKAGLDLKAGCQTLDGGQALGYVRTRKFARADLERVEHQRQFFAALMKKATSPGTMLNPFRSVPLATNATSNFLVDENDHLYDLVRMMFAMKDVSGGNGVTTTVPIGGSGSSAAAGSYITWDKAKASKLFDALKQDQPIPQDVITK; this comes from the coding sequence ATGAACGACGGCCGGTCGCACCAGCACGCCGCCTACGGACGGGGCCCGTCCGGGGGCGGCTACGACCCGTACGACGACCCCTACGCGGGGGACCAGCTCGCCGGAGGGCGGCACGACCGGGGCGGCCCGTACGACGGCGCGCCGGTCCGGCGCCGCCGGCGGCGGCGCTGGCCGCAGGTGCTCGGCGCCGTCGCCGTCGTGCTGCTGCTGATCGTCGTGGGCGGGTACTTCTACCTGGACTCGCGGCTCAAGCGCGAGTCGGTCCTGGTCGACTACCCCGGCCGCGTCGCCGACACCCCCGGCACGACCTGGCTGGTCGTCGGCTCCGACAGCCGCGAGGGCCTGTCGAAGGACGACCAGAAGCGGCTCGCGACCGGGTTCGCCGGCGGCCGCCGCACCGACTCGATGATGCTGCTGCACTACGGCCAGAGCGGGACGTCTTTGATCAGCCTGCCGCGCGACTCCTACGTCCCGATCCCGGGGCGCGGGTCGAACAAGCTGAACGCGGCCTTCTCGTTCGGCGGCCCCAAGCTGCTCGTGCAGACCGTGGAGAAGGCCACCGGCGTCCACATCGACCACTACGCGGAGATCGGCTTCGGCGGCTTCGTGGGCGTGGTCGACGCCGTCGGCGGCGTGGACATCTGCGTCAAGGACGACATCAAGGACCGCAAGGCGGGGCTCGACCTCAAGGCCGGCTGCCAGACGCTCGACGGCGGCCAGGCGCTCGGCTACGTGCGGACCCGCAAGTTCGCCCGCGCCGACCTGGAGCGCGTGGAGCACCAGCGCCAGTTCTTCGCCGCGCTGATGAAGAAGGCCACGAGCCCGGGGACGATGCTCAACCCGTTCCGCAGCGTCCCGCTGGCGACCAACGCCACCAGCAACTTCCTCGTGGACGAGAACGACCACCTGTACGACCTGGTCCGCATGATGTTCGCGATGAAGGACGTGAGCGGCGGCAACGGCGTGACCACGACCGTCCCGATCGGCGGCAGCGGCAGTTCGGCGGCGGCCGGCTCCTACATCACCTGGGACAAGGCCAAGGCGTCCAAGCTGTTCGACGCCCTCAAGCAGGACCAGCCCATCCCGCAGGACGTCATCACCAAGTGA
- a CDS encoding TetR/AcrR family transcriptional regulator, whose amino-acid sequence MPKISEATVAEHRARQLRNLLDGARALVAEEGIEALTLAALARRVGLSRPSLYEYFRSKDDLVAAILDEELPRWAALVERALGGAAGLDGKVAAYVRCQLEVMTDGRHAAAVALAEHALAQPALDRIRAGHAQLLRPLAAALEAGGVPEPELRAELVQGLVDAAARLAQRRPSGAGAVIDATVAQAVRGLS is encoded by the coding sequence GTGCCGAAGATCAGTGAGGCGACCGTCGCGGAGCACCGGGCCCGGCAGCTGCGCAACCTGCTGGACGGGGCGCGGGCGCTCGTCGCGGAGGAGGGCATCGAGGCGCTGACGCTGGCGGCGCTGGCGCGGCGGGTCGGGCTGTCGCGGCCGAGCCTGTACGAGTACTTCCGGTCCAAGGACGACCTCGTCGCCGCGATCCTGGACGAGGAGCTGCCGCGGTGGGCGGCGCTCGTCGAGCGGGCCCTCGGCGGCGCGGCCGGCCTGGACGGCAAGGTCGCGGCCTACGTCCGCTGCCAGCTGGAGGTCATGACGGACGGCCGGCACGCCGCCGCCGTCGCGCTGGCCGAGCACGCGCTCGCCCAGCCGGCCCTCGACCGCATCCGGGCCGGGCACGCGCAGCTGCTGCGGCCGCTCGCCGCCGCGCTGGAGGCGGGCGGCGTCCCGGAGCCGGAGCTGCGGGCCGAACTGGTCCAGGGGCTGGTCGACGCCGCCGCGCGGCTCGCGCAGCGGCGGCCGTCCGGCGCCGGGGCCGTCATCGACGCGACGGTGGCGCAGGCGGTCCGGGGGCTGTCCTAG
- a CDS encoding DUF6493 family protein, which yields MSTWAELREAIETGGMEATARAVKALDEAERRTAAAGLPGLLKEMRAATRYGFLDNEGISRLLIAGAGVIGGPAAAATWLCRTDLRLWSWSEYTTRLLVEATADRPAQWRAEVARRIGDRLRVSDEEWSRWHTAAALAASAGSAPPVTDGFVVGWVSGAGSAEGLAEDPFLDTLLPRLFEADGVGAALANDANRVQWDRSRKSTWVDSLTGLARTGRVERALLLDGCVSRFLRGGTAHTLRWFVQLHDALEPTGDETAARARDYVRLLPAAPPAVADLALRQVRRADDLGRLDAALFAEAADAVLFRPERKLVRAALTWLDRTARKRGRVEATLGALTAVFPSDAVDLRERAVRIAAKHAAHAGEPVRAQVRDAAGVLPAGPRAAIADAFGAVEAVPEPAPPGPLPYVPRTLPAPIGSLAELAAEFAVRLRADEEWATTERFLAALTEFAHRDPDGTREALRKVADDIAPWITGPDGHSSMHNLVRRSWIAFPVHNLLLQRRRRAAGLRAALGLRRAGHGAAASGPSRFLEWRLQEIGSAVGTVPFLLATPTEASGHIDPDVLVGRLERLEEAGCAPGPADLAQAKLRVPREIDPAAVARAKGLTSEAGRAVASWLAAGGLPDPAVACTVLGATGSPVRATVAMDGDSDIDRLCVLPGPGGRDTSWQALSRIADWPAVLPSHREVAAAHIVRFMAGTEDEPLNQGAAMLGVAEADGPAGSATGTLLASTLANRDQRERSNAVDALVTLSSRGALPATETGTALGRLAALGRVPLPRTLKALTAAADAGAHADVWTILATALPRLLPAPGDRAPSGLPSLVAQTTRLAELTGAKGPIPAVAEVAARTGSGRLVTECARLHQTLAT from the coding sequence ATGAGCACCTGGGCCGAGCTGCGCGAGGCGATCGAGACGGGCGGCATGGAGGCGACGGCCCGCGCGGTCAAGGCGCTGGACGAGGCCGAGCGCCGCACCGCCGCCGCCGGGCTCCCCGGGCTGCTGAAGGAGATGCGCGCCGCGACGCGGTACGGGTTCCTCGACAACGAGGGGATCAGCCGCCTGCTCATCGCCGGCGCCGGCGTGATCGGCGGCCCGGCGGCGGCCGCGACCTGGCTGTGCCGCACCGACCTGCGGCTCTGGTCGTGGAGCGAGTACACCACCCGGCTGCTGGTCGAGGCGACGGCGGACCGCCCCGCGCAGTGGCGCGCCGAGGTCGCGCGCCGGATCGGCGACCGGCTGCGCGTCTCCGACGAGGAGTGGTCGCGCTGGCACACCGCGGCGGCGCTGGCCGCGTCGGCCGGTTCCGCGCCCCCGGTGACGGACGGCTTCGTGGTCGGCTGGGTCTCCGGCGCGGGCAGCGCGGAGGGCCTCGCCGAGGACCCGTTCCTCGACACCCTTCTCCCAAGGCTGTTCGAAGCGGACGGTGTGGGCGCCGCCCTCGCCAACGACGCGAACCGGGTCCAGTGGGACAGGTCCCGCAAGAGCACCTGGGTCGACTCCCTGACCGGCCTGGCCCGTACGGGACGAGTCGAACGCGCGCTCCTCCTGGACGGCTGCGTCAGCCGCTTCCTGCGCGGCGGCACCGCGCACACCCTGCGCTGGTTCGTCCAGCTCCACGACGCGCTCGAACCCACCGGCGACGAGACCGCCGCCCGTGCCCGCGACTACGTGCGGCTCCTGCCCGCCGCGCCGCCGGCGGTCGCCGATCTCGCGCTGCGGCAGGTGCGCCGCGCCGACGACCTCGGCCGGCTCGACGCGGCGCTGTTCGCCGAGGCGGCGGACGCGGTGCTGTTCCGGCCCGAGCGCAAACTCGTCCGGGCGGCGCTGACCTGGCTCGACCGGACGGCCCGCAAGCGCGGCCGGGTCGAGGCCACGCTGGGCGCCCTCACCGCGGTCTTCCCGTCCGACGCGGTCGACCTGCGCGAGCGCGCCGTGCGGATCGCGGCCAAGCACGCCGCCCACGCGGGCGAGCCCGTCCGGGCGCAGGTCCGGGACGCGGCCGGCGTCCTGCCCGCCGGGCCGCGCGCGGCGATCGCGGACGCGTTCGGCGCGGTCGAGGCCGTCCCCGAGCCCGCGCCGCCGGGTCCGCTCCCCTACGTTCCCCGGACGCTGCCCGCGCCCATCGGCTCCCTCGCCGAACTCGCCGCCGAGTTCGCCGTCCGGCTGCGCGCCGACGAGGAGTGGGCCACGACGGAGCGGTTCCTGGCCGCCCTCACGGAGTTCGCCCACCGCGACCCCGACGGGACCCGTGAGGCGCTCCGGAAGGTCGCCGACGACATCGCGCCGTGGATCACCGGGCCGGACGGCCACTCCTCCATGCACAACCTCGTCCGGAGGAGCTGGATCGCCTTCCCGGTCCACAACCTGCTGCTCCAGCGCCGCAGGCGCGCGGCCGGCCTTCGCGCCGCCCTGGGTCTGCGGCGAGCGGGGCACGGCGCGGCGGCGTCCGGTCCGTCGCGGTTCCTGGAGTGGCGGCTCCAGGAGATCGGGTCCGCCGTCGGAACGGTGCCGTTCCTCCTCGCGACCCCGACCGAGGCGAGCGGGCACATCGACCCGGACGTCCTCGTCGGCCGCCTCGAACGCCTGGAGGAGGCGGGCTGCGCGCCGGGGCCCGCCGATCTCGCGCAGGCGAAGCTCCGCGTCCCGCGCGAGATCGACCCGGCGGCCGTGGCACGTGCGAAGGGCCTGACGTCCGAGGCCGGCCGGGCCGTCGCGTCCTGGCTCGCCGCGGGCGGGCTCCCGGACCCCGCGGTCGCCTGCACGGTCCTCGGCGCCACCGGCTCGCCGGTGCGCGCCACGGTCGCCATGGACGGCGACTCCGACATCGACCGCCTGTGCGTCCTCCCCGGGCCGGGCGGGCGGGACACGTCCTGGCAGGCGCTCTCCCGGATCGCCGACTGGCCGGCCGTCCTGCCGTCCCATCGGGAGGTCGCCGCCGCGCACATCGTCCGCTTCATGGCCGGCACCGAGGACGAGCCCCTCAACCAGGGCGCCGCCATGCTCGGCGTCGCCGAGGCCGACGGCCCCGCCGGATCGGCGACCGGCACCCTCCTCGCGTCCACCCTGGCCAACCGTGACCAGCGCGAGCGATCGAACGCCGTCGACGCGCTGGTCACGCTCAGCTCGCGGGGCGCCCTCCCGGCGACCGAGACGGGCACCGCGCTCGGCCGGCTCGCCGCGCTCGGCCGCGTCCCGCTGCCGCGCACCCTCAAGGCCCTCACGGCCGCCGCCGACGCGGGCGCCCACGCCGACGTCTGGACGATCCTGGCCACCGCGCTGCCGCGCCTCCTCCCCGCACCGGGCGACCGCGCGCCCTCCGGCCTCCCCTCCCTGGTCGCCCAGACCACCCGGCTCGCCGAACTCACCGGCGCCAAGGGCCCCATCCCGGCGGTCGCCGAAGTGGCCGCACGCACCGGCTCCGGCCGCCTGGTCACCGAATGCGCCCGCCTCCACCAAACCCTCGCAACCTGA